The following are encoded together in the Drosophila biarmipes strain raj3 chromosome 3L, RU_DBia_V1.1, whole genome shotgun sequence genome:
- the LOC108035616 gene encoding microspherule protein 1, translating to MEVNRITVSGSSAAPVTAPNPPAVPGNPAPAASTLIQVGVSPATTTTPTIAATTTTTTVGSTASIPAVISTPQRNPPIQNLPIELQNDQKRRSSSRTIKRKRFDDEIVEYNIAVPTNRGGTDANRSSRPRTTSQNYPALVGVPHTTLAPLNIPISTPETPQTPASVDSLLPGTPSTPASLPLATPATPAPLATPLPAPAPVVASTAAHPKPPAMERPTTSERRSRPVRPASKKSQRRNGRPMGQMATKDLGRWKPIDDLALIIGIQQTNDLRIIHRGVKFSCKFTLQELQQRWYALLYEPAVSRIAVSAMRNLHPELVESVQRKALYSVQEEDLLGTIKSSEQPKVEQFQELLDKNASIFYCARTAKSLHNHWLLLKQYSLLPDQTVKPLYGADQQPISFSDAEDQIFEHDLNEPRDEALEIERALADRRNKRDIRLLENELSRWGVLVDSVLSPTAASEFDNQTLACLCGRHVRYLMRSKEITFGRDAKDCVVDVDLGLEGPAAKISRRQGTIKLRSNGDFFIANEGKRAIFIDGTPLLSANKARLAHNCTVEISGLRFTFLVNYELINAIRQESAKTSNPLN from the exons ATGGAGGTAAACAGGATCACCGTGAGCGGCAGCAGTGCAGCGCCCGTCACCGCCCCCAATCCCCCCGCAGTGCCCGGCAACCCCGCGCCAGCTGCGAGCACACTAATCCAAGTAGGCGTgtcgccagcaacaacaaccacaccGACGATagcagccacaacaacaaccacaactgTGGGAAGTACAGCTAGCATTCCAGCTGTAATTTCGACACCACAACGAAATCCTCCGATTCAAAATCTGCCGATAGAACTGCAGAACGATCAAAAGCGAAGAAG TTCCTCGCGGACGATTAAACGGAAGCGTTTCGATGACGAAATAGTCGAGTACAACATTGCAGTGCCCACAAATCGCGGCGGAACGGACGCCAATCGCAGCAGCAGACCCCGAACCACATCCCAAAACTATCCCGCTTTGGTGGGAGTGCCGCACACCACGCTAGCACCTCTAAACATACCCATTTCGACGCCGGAAACGCCACAGACGCCGGCCTCCGTGGATTCGCTGCTACCCGGGACACCCAGCACCCCAGCGTCACTGCCCCTGGCCACGCCAGCCACGCCGGCTCCCCTGGCCACTCCGCTTCCTGCTCCAGCCCCCGTTGTTGCATCCACCGCAGCTCATCCCAAGCCACCGGCGATGGAGCGCCCGACGACCAGCGAACGGCGCTCGCGTCCAGTGCGTCCGGCCAGCAAGAAATCGCAGCGCCGGAACGGCCGTCCCATGGGCCAGATGGCCACCAAGGATCTGGGACGCTGGAAGCCCATCGATGACCTGGCCCTGATCATCGGCATCCAGCAGACCAACGATCTGAGGATTATCCATCGCGGCGTGAAGTTCTCGTGCAAGTTTACCCTGCAGGAACTCCAGCAGCGTTGGTATGCCTTGCTCTACGAGCCGGCGGTGTCCCGGATTGCCGTGTCCGCCATGAGAAACCTGCATCCCGAGCTGGTGGAGTCCGTTCAGCGCAAGGCTCTGTACAGCGTGCAGGAGGAGGATCTACTGGGAACCATTAAGAGC TCGGAGCAACCCAAAGTGGAACAGTTCCAGGAGCTGCTGGACAAAAATGCCTCCATTTTCTATTGCGCACGCACTGCCAAGTCCCTGCACAACCATTGGCTGCTCCTCAAGCAGTACAGCCTGCTGCCGGATCAGACTGTGAAGCCTCTTTACGGCGCGGATCAGCAGCCAATCAGCTTCTCGGATGCAGAGGATCAGATCTTCGAGCATGACTTGAACGAACCGCGTGACGAGGCTCTGGAGATAGAGAGAGCCCTTGCAGATCGTCGCAACAAACGTGATATACGCCTGCTGGAGAACGAGCTATCGCGCTGGGGCGTTCTAGTTGACTCCGTGCTTAGCCCAACGGCTGCCTCCGAGTTCGACAACCAGACGCTGGCCTGTCTGTGCGGCCGCCATGTGCGCTACCTTATGCGCTCCAAGGAGATCACTTTCGGCCGCGATGCCAAGGACTGTGTGGTGGATGTAGACCTGGGACTCGAAGGGCCGGCTGCGAAGATTTCGCGCCGCCAGGGAACGATCAAATTGCGCAGCAATGGCGACTTCTTTATCGCCAACGAGGGCAAGAGGGCCATCTTTATAGACGGCACTCCCTTGCTGTCGGCAAACAAAGCCCGGCTGGCCCACAACTGCACGGTGGAAATCTCGGGGCTGCGCTTCACCTTCTTGGTCAACTACGAGTTGATAAACGCCATCCGCCAGGAGAGCGCCAAGACATCGAATCCCCTCAACTAG
- the LOC108035451 gene encoding uncharacterized protein LOC108035451 produces the protein MKSWLLALVALAAVVSGSQTPSPNQYHIQTDEGPERYFRFQTDSGQFRKEKRLQDGTVIGTEAWIDAAGYLRQKDYIADKEGYRILKSKTIYVGLGRAVEDAIKSTKAAPAQSGVLVHGGSSGASANSLGSYQRPNYGYVSSTTSTTTAAPPPPPALLDIEDSGVGKLNYLPPEQAAKIEPQSQLGFDHYPDELPRARDQLLSPLPATPLNPLVDIHPNAEPVQDLELNAINVYDAEADRAFGHGQFGAVISSTTARPPSLDMLPPLSAHRRRLRPRPTPSPIAIASSTPAPISGADLYGYSTPQPFAAPAYQFAPPAASSATGYGYYPPPQTPLEVNSLEAALLPPLPSSSHRRRLRPRPVQGNHLEGLAASEYDGVGVTRNGFRYVLPKQYHEEETNPADGKRAGSFGYVDPFGIRRVVYYNAAPGRGFVHRNNNQYVGANGAPYDAPGPAQLVNE, from the exons ATGAAATCGTGGCTG CTGGCTCTGGTGGCCCTGGCAGCAGTGGTTTCTGGCAGCCAGACTCCCAGTCCAAATCAGTACCACATCCAGACGGACGAGGGACCGGAGAGGTACTTCCGCTTCCAAACGGACAGCGGACAGTTCCGCAAGGAGAAGCGGCTGCAGGATGGCACCGTCATAG GCACTGAAGCCTGGATCGATGCGGCTGGCTATCTGCGCCAGAAGGACTACATAGCCGACAAGGAGGGATACCGGATACTCAAGTCCAAGACGATCTACGTGGGTCTGGGCAGGGCAGTTGAG GACGCCATCAAATCTACGAAGGCGGCTCCTGCCCAATCGGGAGTGCTGGTGCATGGCGGCTCATCGGGAGCTTCGGCCAACAGCCTTGGCAGCTATCAACGTCCCAACTATGGCTATGTCTCCAGCACCACATCCACTACGACTGCGGCACCTCCGCCACCACCAGCTCTTCTGGACATCGAGGACTCCGGCGTGGGCAAGCTCAATTACCTGCCGCCCGAGCAAGCTGCCAAGATTGAGCCGCAATCGCAGCTGGGATTCGATCACTATCCGGACGAGTTGCCGCGGGCGAGAGATCAGTTATTGTCGCCGCTCCCAGCCACGCCTCTCAACCCGCTGGTGGACATCCATCCCAATGCTGAGCCTGTCCAGGACCTGGAACTGAATGCCATCAATGTGTACGATGCTGAGGCAGATCGAGCCTTTGGCCACGGGCAGTTTGGTGCGGTTATCAGCTCCACAACGGCCAGACCGCCTTCGCTAGACATGCTTCCTCCTCTGAGTGCCCACCGGCGTCGCCTGCGTCCGCGTCCCACTCCCTCGCCCATAGCCATCGCTTCGAGTACACCAGCGCCCATTTCTGGCGCGGATTTGTATGGCTACTCCACGCCGCAGCCCTTTGCTGCGCCTGCCTACCAGTTTGCTCCGCCTGCCGCATCCTCCGCCACGGGATACGGCTACTATCCCCCGCCCCAGACGCCACTGGAGGTCAACTCCCTGGAGGCTGCTCTACTCCCGCCCCTGCCTTCCAGCTCACATCGAAGACGCCTGCGCCCAAGGCCAGTCCAGGGTAATCACCTGGAGGGTTTGGCCGCCTCCGAGTACGATGGCGTGGGCGTGACCCGCAATGGATTCCGCTACGTGCTGCCCAAGCAGTATCACGAGGAGGAAACGAATCCGGCGGATGGAAAGCGAGCGGGCAGCTTTGGCTACGTGGATCCCTTCGGCATCCGGCGGGTGGTCTACTACAATGCAGCTCCTGGCAGGGGATTCGTCCATCGGAATAACAACCAGTATGTGGGCGCCAATGGAGCGCCCTACGATGCTCCGGGTCCCGCGCAGCTGGTCAACGAATAG
- the LOC108035452 gene encoding protein dpy-30 homolog: MPMSQGDGSFHASGDLTKNDSNSQQSADGAPSAFAACQKPRPDANSLPVRQYLDQTVAPILLHGLQALARDRPSDPVSYLATYLLKNKNRCDEVNMDEA, encoded by the coding sequence ATGCCAATGTCCCAGGGGGATGGCAGCTTCCACGCCAGTGGGGACCTGACCAAGAACGACTCGAACTCGCAGCAGTCGGCGGATGGGGCGCCCAGTGCCTTTGCCGCCTGCCAGAAGCCCCGTCCGGATGCCAACTCGCTGCCGGTGCGCCAGTACCTCGACCAGACGGTGGCCCCCATCCTGCTCCACGGACTGCAGGCCCTGGCCCGGGATCGACCCAGTGACCCGGTCAGCTACCTGGCCACCTATCTGCTGAAGAACAAGAACCGCTGCGACGAGGTCAACATGGACGAAGCCTAG